The genomic stretch GCTGCAATTGTTCGAACTGGAACACAAATCCACCTTCTGTCCAATACAATTAGGCTTTTCTGACTTGTAGAAACCTAAATGTCCAAGCTACAGTACTTGTCATGCTAAATGCACAGAACCACCCATAGGATGTACCCGGACCTCATCCACTGGTATATAAGAATGAACCAAGTTACTCCACTTCTGCCAAATAATCGTCAATTTCGGCTGAAGTCAGCACCCTGCATGGGAGAATTTTCGCTTAAGTTACCTATGCATGGAAAACAGACATCTGGAGTTCTATACCTCATTAAGCATAGGCAGCAATCCCAATCTTGGAAACATTTTAAGCAAGTATTGTGCCAATAGATTACGTTATTATTGACAAGGACACAAAGATTATCTTTCGTACCAAACAAATTCTAGACATCTTTGATTTTGGACATCTGATAGGAGAGAGATTTGACTGTCTAGATTTGTCCCCTCTTTTGCAGCTTGAGAAGCATGTCACGAAATGTAATAACCAATGTCCATGCATATTATAGGATAAACAgaatttgttgttcatatttttctcaACAGTAAAGAATCACATGGAAGCATCAGGCGATCAATACCTCAAGCATGCAATAAACTTCATTTGTTGTGTATAAGGCATAAGCATTAATATTTTCACATCAAATCAAAAAttattaatcattttctttcaaaaaaatgttgaTTTATTGGTTGGTTACAGAATTCTCAATGCTATGACTCTTCTTGCATTCCAAACTCTAGTGACAGGTTCAGCTTCCAATCTTTATGTTTTATGTTTGCCTGAAAATCTTACTTGACCCATCTTCACCAATGTTGTACTACAGAAATCACTACATGCACGTGAAAGAAAAAACAGCATATTCAATGCGAATTTTGTGGAATTTTATCTTAAAAGTTGTTGGCATGTGTTCAGATGTAGTCCAAAGTAACTGATGATTATATATGCCAAGGGAAGACTTTTTGTATACTTCCAAAACTCAATTCAATTAGAAAACATGCCAGCTACCCAATATAGATAAAACTCTTTGAGCTTGGATTCAACCAAGAAAATTTAACTAGGATCTTTCAAAGATGAGCGAAATGACTTTTCTTCATGAATGTTGAAGTTCATATTGCTTCACATCCACAAAAGATAAATGTACCAAAAAGTCTAGGCAATCATGAAGAAACTTATTCACCaacaaaatttgagaaaacttTAATATTTTCCCCCAAATATTACAGAGAAGTTCACTAATGTGATGTTACCTGAACTTCTTGTCAGTACCAATTATTCCAATTTCAATGTTCTTTCCTgaaatttgaccttcaaatctgcaatcCACAATAAAATATGTTTTACGTGTAATATCAACATTTGCTACTAAAGTAACATCAGCTATGTATGGATCACAAGAAGCAAGGTGGAACAGAAGAACCTGCAAACCATCTAACAATAATATGACTTGGAATCtcaaatagaaggaaaaagttAACAAGAAAGCCCAAGTAGTCGAGCAGAAGAAGCAAACAGAAGGAAAAAGTTAACAAGCAAGCCCAAGTAGTCGAGCAGAAGTAGCAGAACAGAATAAAGGAAGCCAAAGCCAGAGGGATTAACAAAAATTGTCACAGCTCCTTCCTGGCTTCATGTAAACCAAAAGATCGATGATAATAACCATCCCCTTGGCTTTCACATATGCCCTGGTTAAGCAATTATCAATTAAACATCTCATCACACACCGAATTTATTTTGGCACTTGCCCATGCAAACCAAATTTACAGATGCCTACCAAAGTAAATGCAAATGGTCACTGTCTGGAACCATCTAGTGACAATCAAAGCATACATGGCTAAAAGATGCCATATTTCATGGCTTTTTCTAAATATTCAACCAAAAACACTGCCATTGCACAATCAACCAACTCATACAAAGGTCGTAATCAGTACCTGCACCCATtgattagcaaaagaaaaaaccccACCATGAATGGATATATTTGATTCCTGACAAGTTTACTTCTCTAACCGGAGCATTTCTGACTGCAAGATTCTGGATACGCTTTCTTCTAGTTGAATATCAAGCCAGTTGTCCAAAATGCAGCTTTTCAAATtctaaagaatagaaaagaatgcAAATGCAGCCTTTCTCATTCCAAAGTTGTAATCCCAACCTATCCAATGAAGTGAAGTTCTAAAGTCCCTAATTTCTGGCTTACAGATGCAACAAGTTAGGCCCAGCGACTGCATTATTGCAACACATTGCCGAGGGGCACTTGCCACCATAGATATAGACTACATCAGTCACCGACAAAGTAACAAAGTCATCACTAGGCTATCTGCAAATCAACTATTAAAGCCCCTTAAAAACTTGCAGCCATGTGATAGGAAGGACCTATGTAATTCGACAGAGAGGCCTCTTGCAAGCCCACCTCTAAATTTCCATTAATGCACGATGAATGCAGTGGTAAAGAAAGAGGAGTATTTCCGCAATTTATCTCATTCTCATAAACATTAATCTGTGAAGCTCCGTAGGTTTTCTAGTCTCCAGTATCATAAAAGGACTGGAAGAAACCAAAAAGTAATTGGATCAGCACATCTAAATGCCTTAACAGTGAAAAGAATCCCATTGTCGGCCTTAACCAATCAAATGAATCCTAGCCAAAGGAATCAAGCAGAAAGACATTAAAACAACTGCCATCAAGGAAATTGGAAGTGACAAACAGAATCCAACAGAAGCATTCCCCACAGAGTATATGCACTAAACACTATCTCTAGAATCATAAGAGATTGCATGTTAAACAAAGCCTCAaggtaaaggaaaaaagaaaatcacttaCCCTTCCTTCAGTGTAAGAATGGCTGTGTGAACGGCATCATCAAGCTCCATATCATCAGTGTACCTAGAATACCCAAGAAGGAGCTTACTCTTGTCATCAAGGGAGTCCACATAATAAAGTGACATCATCAAAAAACAGATCTTATGGGGTAtaatttcaagaaagaaaagaatcctCATTAGGACATTCACAAGCCATTTAAATTAGTACCAAAGAGGAATGTGAAATGACCAGCCATACAATGAACCTGCGGAACTTCCATACTGTTGCAAAATGCGGCACTTACAGCTCACTTATTCAGAACTAACAGGAGTGACAACACAATAAGACATTGTTCCTTCAAAGGTTATAGATTGAGTGGTCCAAAAGTTTCCGAAAGTAAACCTTTCAACCGCATAATCAATTTTCAGGATAATACTGATCTGTGGACATGATCTACTAGAATCTATTGTTAGGAACAAAAGCAAGATTCACTCGATAATACATTAATACAGCTCTAATAATCCAGACTGTTGATACCATCTGCTCATACATCACTGCTGCGTGCCCCTCTATTTCAATAAGCTTTTGACAGAATCTGTTTAGAATTCCTCCTTAACTTACCACCTACAGTAGCAAGCTGATATTTTAACGGGAAGGAATATTAATATCAGTTGACATCTTCGGCCAGGAGCCAAAACATTTATCTAAAACCACACAAAGGGAACCTTCGTCTGCCTCTTGATGGCCATTAGAAGCAAATTAGTTCAGAATATAGATGAAGGGAGAGAAGAAGCAATCAGAATAACCTATCATGattcagacaaaaaaaagttgttacATGACTCATGGAATAGAAGACAGACATTAAATAAGCACATGCGGAGGGGAGTGGGCAAGAGTTATATTCCTCGACTTAAATCATGTCAATCAAGGAAGTTTacgttaaaaggaaaaagataacgATAAACAGATCTTTTCAACCTTCTACCTCTCCATGCCACAGTGCAAAGACCTCATTTTTGCATAGTTCATGCAGTGATATAAAGCTTAGCTAAATATCTAGAGTCGTATGACGAATGAAGACTATTTGCTGTATCTTCAACTGTACAATTCTATGACACTACATAATCAAACATACAGTAAGAAGAAGTCAGAAGACATTCCAACAGCTACTACATTTTTATTACCTCTTCTCAAGAAATGTCTTTGCATTCGAAACATTTTTTCCCATTGCTGAAGCTTTCCACGAGAAATATGAACCCGATGGGTCAACCTACAAGTGTACAGCAACAACTACTTCATGATAGTTCTAATTATCCACATACAATGTAAAAAAAGACTGTTGTTTTGGTTTAAAACAAATAAAGCCAGATAGTAAATTCagcattttttttatgcttctAACTGTGATTGCTGGGATATCCATATTTCAACAATGGCTGTCTTGACGTTAAAGAGGCGGTACAAAGCTCTCAAGGTTGGTAGAATATTATGAAGGGAAATAtgctagaagtgtcaaaactaTCGTGCAACGCTCACATTAGTACCAACAATTTTCCACCGATCACTTTGGTactataacttttaaaatttggccATTAAAGTCACTGCAGCAACTTGGCTCACCAGAAAATTCTACTTGGACTTATTTAATAGCAAACGTGTCCCACGTAAATAAAGATCCAACATAACAAATCAGAGAGGAAATATGGCCAAAACAACAACATTCACCAaaccctaatctctctctctctctccggtttACTGCGATCACGCTGAACTCCAGTATAGATAAGATATTGAAAAGACATAGGATCTACAACCCAGTACATACTTGAAAACAAAATTGCCACCACGTATGGAAAAGTTCTTTGAGGTATTCTAATTAAAGTGACCTtcagaattattttttgatgttAACCTGATAAAATATCAAAGAAAAACACAGAACACCGCCAATCTTGTCATGGACAGAACGTCAACCTAGAACCCCATTACAACATATTAAACTTGACTCACATGTTAATTAGAGGTGGATCAATGATGAGAGGTGTTCATCCATCATATTAAGGGGGTATTCACACATCCACTTTCCCAGTCAAACACTATAAAGCAAATTAACTAAATATATAGCCATCATTAAAACACTGCAGAATCTCATAAGAGTAGACAAAATACCTGATACAATTGAGGACCATTATCATCAAATCCAGCAACCAGAAGAGATACTCCAAAAGGCCTCACACCACTTCAAAAGAGGACAGATGAAAAGGGAAGGCCATGTAAGCAATGGCATTCGAGATAAAAAAGAGCAGTGAAAACTTTGCAAGGATGAGATCcattataaaatcaacaaacATACTTTCTTTCAGGGTATGTACATCATGTTAGGTGCAACCACACCTTCCattaaacgaaaaaaaatatgaaaaaaaaaacaagtacagCATCACTCCATAAAAGCTGATTTACCCCGACTGAGTAAACTCCTGCATGACAGCTGCAGTCTCCCTCACTAGTTGCGTGACGGGTATGGGTTCCTACAGTAAAGCAAGAATGGCCTATGATAGCTGAACATTGCAACAAAAACTTATATCTTTTCCATGGATATCTATTTAGGAGTGCTTTACAATCATACTTTTAAAAGTTACAGCAGCTACAATACTGCTGCTGATGAACTTGCAAGAGCAGAAGGCACATAAAACTGAAGCAGTTAAATACATTTacaaaacaaaagcagaaaCATTCAATTAATAATTCTCAAGAAGCAGCTCGATAATACTTTTCTATCTTGTGAATTAAAAGGTATCATAAGTGTGTTTGCTAGATTATACTGATATTTTCGGTAATAATTAAGATAACTACACAAATGTACAGGTTCCACAAAAAATACTGATTATTCTCTCTTATGTGTAACCCTACAAAAGAATTAAAGACGAATAACCGAAAAACAAGAATGTCCTTCTACGATATTATGATCCTTAGATTTCGTGTGAACTGTGGATTGTACTTTTACGAAACCACACTATGCTTGCTTAGATTACCTATGAACCAAACATAGGTCAGAACAATCCTTGGTCTCAACACAAGAGAATGGCTAGCTTGCCAACTATATTGACCCAGGAAAAGAGGATCACTGTTCAGAATGCAAAGAGGTACCTTATATAACCTGTGATACTGTTCTGCCTGTTTCCTGCTTTTCCGAACTAAGACTCTAAAATCTGGACCCATGCCACTGCAACATGAACGGTGATGAAAAGACCATAAATCAATAACCAAAGAGAGTAACATGAAGAGCATGTCTAGTAGTAAAAGGAATagtgaaaaatactttccaagtGTTACTTGACTGGAGTTGTAAAATTCAGATATACACTAATTTTCAATTACATTAACAAATAAGGGAAACATAGTGCAATTCTTGCATTTTTATCTTCCAAAAGCCCACATTTCTTCACTGTATTGTATCTTCTTTTGCTTCATTGTAAAAGCATGTTATATACCATATTTTCTCCAAGGGCAACAGAGAAGAGCGGCCAAATCTGCTTTCCAGAGCAGAACTGGAAGGCTCAAAGATTTTTTAGCAGATTAAGTATCTTCGCGGAAAAGTCAAAATACACCATTCCATGTCTTAATCTTCGTAAAAAACAATACAAGCATAACTTGAGAGATTATAGTCCCTGAGCTTTACATTAGTATCACTTTCCCGTTAAAAAAACTAATTCTCATATTGCCCTCTCCACTTTAAGGAACAGACTCATATTGCCACAGAACCGGATGCCCGATGTTGATAGTCCCGTCAGAAATAGGGCCCACAAAAGTATGCTTGCAACATTTaaaagaatagggaaaaaaacCTGTAAACAACTCCGATGTTTGGTGTCAGGCACTGTATCTTTTGAACCTGAAAAGAGTAAAATTGATAACATTTAGCAcaaaagatagaaaaagggTTAGACAACAGCTaaagaatcaaagaaataaatGCAAACACATAAGGCCATAATAGCAATTACAACAGTGACAAgaacaaaatatataaaattcGCATTATCAAAGATGCCAAGGAGAGAAACCCTTCATAAGTAAAGCATTAGAGGGGAAGCCATCCACAGAGAGGAGACATTAACCAAATGCAGGACATAGACTTTAGTGCCTTGCATAATCAGACAAACTACATATATAAATTAAGTCCTTAGGAGTTGGGACCAATTATCCCTCTATGGTATTCGAAAGCCTCGAAACCCGTCTGCAACTTCTTCACATAGATTCTGTACCTTCAAGAAAGTTCTTTAGCTACCAACTTATTCATCAGAAAATTTGCAAGGACCTCTTACAACCATTTAAAGAGGCAGATTTCATCGCCAGTATATAAAACCAAGAAGAAAACGGAGACAAGTCCAAACATAACCAACAGGCATGATACAGATATTTCTTAGATAAAAATTCAGtccttcaaaagaaacaaaaagactATAAAAGGCGTGCTAAGAGTCACTTACGGAAGTTTCATCAACCAATATAGAGGGAAGCTTCTTCTCTGTCGCAATGACAACACCATTAGCAGCTGCAATCAAGTAAATCAGATTAAGGCCATTAAATTATTACATAgtagatttaaaaataaaaatatccacAAATTTTGGCCACAGAAGGAAACGAGAGATAGAATGAATCTTAAAGAACTTGATCCATCCGGTGCTATCGACTGCCAAGAACTATTTATAGCCCCCCCAATATTCAGGTCAAATGGCCTACCTTGAATTGATCAATCAAGTGAATATTGGTCAAATGGCCAATCTAAAATGCAAAATTTAACACTGAAAAAGTATGAAATCATTGGGTCTTTGTCCCAGTGAATATTGCACAAACAATGCATTAGAAATTCTTCAATGCAATACCTAAACGTAGCAACTTGTTCACCTACGTCCACTAACAGCCAAGTGGCGTTTACAGTTTTCTCTATGCTGAACATTGGGACACTCGCATATAACTAATCAAACCCAATGGTGTTACAGCTGAACCAAAGTGAGTCTAGCAGAATCCTACCTAGAAAGCTTCCCTAGACTCCGTGTGGGCCTCTTCACAATGCTTAAATTCCTACGGCAAAAGATTCTCACACCACCGAAGAAAAAGCACTCTACCTACAGGACAAACATAAGGACCTGGGGAACTCACCTTTAATTCCCAGAGACGTCTGCCCAGAACCCACCGCCGTTAGGGCGTGCTCAATCTGTACGAGCTTGCCGGAAGGGCTGCTCCATCGCAACACAGAACAAAATCAAATTCGACGAAAAACCAGCGAAAGACACAACCAAATGCAACAAGAAGAAAACCAGTGATGACTAGGAGTTCCAGCTTCACCGGCTGCGTGGACGCACCTGAAGGTGGTGAGCGAGAAAGAGTACTGACTGTCTCCCATTGCGAATAATAGAGCGCGAATCTGCGAGGCAAAAGGGAGGAAGTCCGTCACTCGCATGCCAGAGAAGAACTACGAACTGATCCATCAATTGCTATCAATCGCACTTACACGCACAAGCACACGCACACAAacagagagcgagagcgagagagagagataaccaGATCTCGGCCTCGAGCGAGAGAGACGAAGACGATCAGGATCAGGATCGTGATCACAAGCTCAGAAGGATCGCGAGGAAGCCAATGCAAGCGCACGAGGAAGGGGAAATGTGAGAATTGACTGAGGTCGCGTCCGCTGCTTCTGTGAACGCCTTCTTCTGCGCAATTAAAGCTTCCGAAAGGTTTCTTGTTGGCAAAGAAGGCATAAGCCCGGGTCCGGACCGGGTTCGGAGTCATTTGCCCCCTCTCGGGTTTGAACCGGAAAACCTAAAACACGGGTCCGGAGTTCTTTCGGGCTgggctttcttcttcctttcgtCCTCTCAGGACATCTCGATTTTGACCGACGAGTCAACTTCTAATGAGAGCAGGTTCGGTTCAACTTTACTAAAGCCCATTGAGGTCCCAAAGCTCCTTAAAGAAAATGCGGAGCGTTTGGCAACCCTTCACACGGGGCTTTGAGATCAAAGTTACCCTTGGAAAAGATGAAAAGTCAATACTGATAGAGGCCAGTtttgagctttcagcatttaGGCAAATGCTGAGTTaagattttttcttccaaaactatccTCGCTTATTcctttaaattttgattttgccccttatcttttttcttacattttttaatacattattttttattaaaatcaaatcaaatcctaGGCCGCCGGTGAGCCAAATTTGGCTTGCCCGCTACCGCAGCCGAGACCGCAAGGGTTGCCTAGGGCCACACAATCCCAGGCAACGGCCGCCGGGTCGCGTGACCTCAAGCTTCGTTGCTAGGGTAGCGCGATGATGGGATTTCGAGATTGTCAAAACGCGGCGGAATATGATTCTAAATCAAAATCCTAAACatgatccatgcgtatattgaaatcaataggagtTCAAGATGTACCTTTTGCGGATCAAAGATAAATTGACGATCGGTTGTGTccggattagcgccccaagtgttgtgcctctaccggtatccacacacgCGAATTGAAGTCTCAAatgatccaagtgctagcttacagATCTTGGACctcctcttgcttgattgtCTTTGATCTTCAAGACTCTCTCAAATATCTAAGAACAAAGAACGTTtctatgtgtttttttttttctccttgagAATTAGACTCTCTTAATTCCCCTCGTCATTTCTTAGGGTTTTCCATGCTTATATATAGCTTCAATATTTACGCGAAACAAAAGAAGTGGGGTAGGACGATTTGGGCCCGCCAAACCGCCGATCTCCAATTGTACGTTCAATCAttatctcataacatgcacgatcgcgtagatatttagaataggaaaataaattaaaatttacttcTTAAGTATATCAAAGCATAGAGAAAATGTAAATTCGGTTTGCTATTGTGTACAACCCTATAAGTTCACTAAATATTAGCAGTATGTTCAAAACTCTTTTCGGCCCATAAGTCATAAATGGCCTCTAGCAACATAT from Rhodamnia argentea isolate NSW1041297 chromosome 2, ASM2092103v1, whole genome shotgun sequence encodes the following:
- the LOC115755495 gene encoding proteasome subunit alpha type-2-A, giving the protein MGDSQYSFSLTTFSPSGKLVQIEHALTAVGSGQTSLGIKAANGVVIATEKKLPSILVDETSVQKIQCLTPNIGVVYSGMGPDFRVLVRKSRKQAEQYHRLYKEPIPVTQLVRETAAVMQEFTQSGGVRPFGVSLLVAGFDDNGPQLYQVDPSGSYFSWKASAMGKNVSNAKTFLEKRYTDDMELDDAVHTAILTLKEGFEGQISGKNIEIGIIGTDKKFRVLTSAEIDDYLAEVE